One Verrucomicrobiota bacterium genomic window carries:
- a CDS encoding type II toxin-antitoxin system RelE/ParE family toxin, whose translation MAAGRRFYERRQSGVGSYFFDSLFSEIDSLASRAGIHRQQYGFHRLLARKFPYAVYYRVITNEVVVFRVLDCRRDPKWIRRQLQG comes from the coding sequence CTGGCCGCCGGTCGCCGGTTTTACGAGCGTCGGCAGAGCGGTGTCGGATCGTACTTCTTCGACAGCCTTTTCTCTGAAATCGACTCCTTGGCGTCGCGCGCCGGCATCCATCGTCAGCAGTACGGATTTCATCGTCTGCTCGCCAGGAAGTTTCCCTACGCAGTTTACTACCGGGTAATCACGAATGAAGTTGTTGTCTTCCGGGTGCTTGATTGCCGGCGCGATCCGAAGTGGATTCGAAGGCAGCTCCAGGGTTAG
- a CDS encoding SGNH/GDSL hydrolase family protein → MKSKFSLLLFVLTAASGLARAQDKPFYLQSGDRVVFYGDSITDQRLYTTFTETFVVTRFPNLNVKFVHSGWGGDRVSGGGGGNIDLRLQRDVFAYQPTVMTIMLGMNDGSYRAFDEEIFSRYARGYERIVESVKRARPGIRLTLIQPSPFDDVTRPPNFEDGYNKVLVRYGQFVKELAAREGLHVADLNTAVVAALEKAKSADAETAKKIINDRVHPGPAGQLLMAAELLKAWNAPGLVAAVEIDPAAGKVVAKKAKVSNLRADGKVSWTQLDEALPLAPDLGDPVIALAVNSSDFVQSLNQQLLKASGLSAAKYELKIDGTTAGTFTREQLAEGVNLAPLSTPMSRQAGEVHKLTLQHNNLHFTRWRQVQVPMANYKSERIQKATQDLMAALDAEEEEIVKQQRAAAQPKEHRFELSPL, encoded by the coding sequence ATGAAATCCAAATTCTCTCTGCTCCTTTTCGTTCTGACCGCGGCTTCAGGACTCGCCCGCGCGCAGGATAAACCCTTTTACCTCCAATCCGGCGATCGCGTGGTGTTCTACGGCGACAGCATCACGGACCAGCGGCTGTACACGACTTTCACCGAAACCTTCGTGGTCACGCGGTTTCCCAATCTGAATGTGAAATTTGTCCACTCCGGCTGGGGTGGCGACCGCGTGAGCGGCGGCGGCGGGGGCAACATCGATCTCCGCCTGCAACGCGACGTGTTCGCGTACCAGCCCACCGTCATGACGATCATGCTCGGCATGAACGACGGCTCGTATCGCGCTTTTGACGAAGAAATCTTCAGTCGGTACGCGCGAGGCTACGAGCGCATCGTCGAGTCCGTAAAGCGCGCCCGGCCTGGGATTCGGCTGACGCTCATTCAACCTTCGCCGTTTGACGACGTGACGCGCCCGCCCAATTTCGAGGACGGCTACAACAAGGTGCTCGTGCGCTACGGCCAGTTCGTGAAAGAACTCGCCGCGCGCGAAGGCCTGCATGTTGCGGACCTCAATACCGCCGTCGTGGCGGCGCTCGAAAAGGCCAAATCCGCCGATGCCGAGACGGCCAAGAAGATCATCAATGACCGCGTCCATCCGGGGCCAGCCGGCCAGCTTCTCATGGCGGCGGAGTTGCTCAAGGCCTGGAATGCGCCAGGCCTCGTCGCGGCCGTCGAGATCGATCCCGCAGCGGGAAAAGTCGTGGCGAAAAAAGCCAAAGTCTCCAACCTTCGCGCCGATGGCAAAGTGTCCTGGACCCAACTGGACGAGGCGCTCCCGCTTGCGCCCGATCTGGGCGATCCGGTGATCGCGCTGGCGGTGAACTCTTCGGATTTCGTGCAATCGCTCAACCAACAACTGCTGAAAGCCTCTGGCTTGAGCGCCGCGAAATACGAACTCAAAATCGATGGCACAACGGCCGGAACGTTCACCCGCGAGCAGTTGGCGGAGGGCGTCAATCTCGCCCCGCTTTCGACGCCGATGTCCAGGCAAGCCGGGGAAGTCCACAAACTGACGCTCCAGCACAACAACCTCCACTTCACCCGCTGGCGCCAGGTGCAGGTCCCGATGGCAAACTACAAATCGGAGCGGATTCAAAAGGCGACCCAGGACCTCATGGCCGCGCTGGACGCCGAGGAAGAGGAAATCGTGAAGCAACAGCGTGCTGCGGCCCAGCCCAAAGAACACCGATTCGAGTTGTCTCCGCTCTAA
- a CDS encoding prepilin-type N-terminal cleavage/methylation domain-containing protein, whose protein sequence is MLRNETERAQTFDAFTLIELLVVTAVIAILAALLLPSLAQAKAQAKSAACKANLRQIGMALVMYVDDHNKQWSQRPAT, encoded by the coding sequence ATGCTGCGGAACGAAACGGAAAGAGCCCAAACGTTCGATGCGTTCACTCTCATCGAACTGCTCGTGGTCACCGCCGTCATTGCCATCCTGGCGGCCTTGCTCTTGCCCTCGTTGGCCCAGGCGAAAGCTCAGGCCAAATCCGCGGCGTGCAAGGCCAATCTCCGCCAGATCGGCATGGCTCTGGTAATGTATGTCGATGATCACAACAAACAATGGTCACAGCGCCCAGCGACATGA